AAAACCAGTCAGATTAAAGCCTTTTCTTATACCCAAGCTAAATATGTTTAGTCCTTAAAACACCTGAAGTTAGTGCCTTTGCCATCAGTTATCTTCAAGCCTTAAGTTGGAGTCCATGGAAAAATTGGCCTTAGGGTTAAATATGGTACAATCAAGTAACTTCTGTAGAATGGAATGCAGTTGAGGTAACACAAATCTCTCTTCCAGCCCTAAAAATGGGAGAACAGCAGAAGAGCCAGGAAGGTTTTCTGGTGAACTTTTACTGGGTGGCTATATCCCATCTGTTCTCTTAGGGGAAGGTTAGTGAGTGCTTGTCAGCAAAATTTCCTGTCTTGTATTGATGCTTTGGGAACGTGTCCAGAATCAAACAGCTTTTTGTACCGGTTCGTTGCATCGCATCGCCTGCTAGAACCGCTTGTGACCCATCAACGAGCACACAGCAGCCCTCAGCAGGCCGCTTGCTTTAACCAATACCACTCTGTAGTTATCCAGGATTCAGCTTATAGGGGGATGAACTTTCTTCCAGTGCTCTACACGTTACCTGTGCCAGCAAGAAAGTGTGGCATTGTACGGAAGGTTTATGTCCTGTGAAATTTGATACCCAAGTGAAAAATGCAGCAAAGAGCCTAACaaggtggggaaggagggcaaAAAGTCTTTATCCCTGAGCAAGGTTATGACTACCCTCACTCCAGGAGCAGCCAAAGCCCACGTCTGTTGCTGTCAGTATCTTGAAACTCCAGCTTTAACACCTTGCCTGTATTTAGTACCAGATTCCAAGTTATGGGGCTGACTGATacaaatttattaattttcatcCACTTTCCCCACCTTTTTCTGAGCAGGAAACACGCTCTTGGCAAAGTTATTCTCAGTTTAGCTGCTTATCATTGATCCAGTAAATCTGCTTCTCCTGCCCTTCAAGCTCACATTCTTTCTCTGGGAACGTGAGCGTTTTATGTGGCCAAATTTTTCAGTCTCGTAGTTCTGAGTTTTCTAACTCTTCCTGTGAAAGCTGCAATAAAACTTGCTCTGGTGTCAGTACCCCAGTAAGACTCCTTCACAGGCTGGTCAGCACGCTCTGATATCTTCACTATATTGTGTAGATGTTAACAGTTATCTATTCTACGCTGCCCAAACTGGAAGGGAAGCATGTGCATGTTATAGCAGAACAGTATGTCAGAAAAATGCCTTCTCTTTTACTTTATTTGGCTTTATTGTGTATTACTTAGAGTAGCATGCAGTCACTGACACATCAACTGCTTACAGAAGACAGACCACTTCAATTCTCAAGTGGAACAATGCTTTTACATGGGCATCTCACGAGGTCTTGTAACGTAGTGCCACCACAGCGGTGGCAGATGCCCCTCCTTACGAGCTGGAGGCAAAGCTTCAGTTCTTGGACCATCAGCTGGAGTTTCTTCCTCTAACTGCTTAATCTAGAAGACAAGACATAAAATTGCTTTAGTTCATAAATGCACGTTTCCATAATGTGCCTTTCAGCATCCCGGCACTAAGCAAAACTGGCCCCTGTTTCAGAAGGGAAGAACCAGCAGTAACACCTGTGGTTGACAGACAGGTTTCATGCTTCCCAGTATTCTGAACGCAGTAATCATTGCAGGCTCCTATTACCTAATTAAGAAGGAAATTTTAGGAGTAAAAAGTGATTTACGAGAGAAATCTCATTTAAAAGGTCATTATTTCCACATGATTCATGTCTACTACTGCTACATTAAACAGACGTAATTCTCTTGCTGCTCTGAAAGCTGCCAGACCATTACGAGTCCTGATCAACTTCCACCCCAGCCTGCAGGAGACCTCTATTTCTGCACGCTGCCAGCAGCCCTCTAGATGttttcaaaacatgtttcttGAAGCAGCCTTCACAGTTTCTTGAAGCAGCATAAGTGCTGGCTGCCACTATTGTTAATTCTGGTAAGAGTCATACTACATACAATCCAACTATTTCTCTACAACTGAATTAGAGAACTATTCGAAGAACATCAACTTTTTCCAACTGAACCTCAGTTTAAGATGGCCAGAAATTAGTCTCGATTCCCAACTGATGGCAACACTGTGGTAAGTCACCTTCAAAGGTGCAACCAGAAACTGTGAGAGCTTcccagcagcagaagggaaattCTGTGGTCATTAATCTCCTCTCATCCCACTTTGGAATTTCTTTTAGCAAAACTGCTGCAACAGCCCTGCATTAACTGAAACATGGTTGGAGGTTCAGCTTTAACGTCAAATTCCCTTCACAGTCTTTAGGAAGCAGTAACTCAAAGATCTCTGTGTAAGCATTTTAGGTCAAGTCAGTGTTTCACACTGACAAGAGTTCTAATAAAGCAGACTCTAAATGACACTGCAGCAGGCATTCAATAATTTTTCCAATAACATATCTAGATGTCACACAAAATACTTTTGTGCTAAAGCAGCTTTACTTTGCACTGAGCAAGCACTGACCTCTTTATCCCAGCTCTCCCGCTGCAGCTTCTTCCATTGCTCTCGTTTGGCAAAGTAATCCGGATACATTGCCTTCTCAGAAGGATGCCAGTAATCCAAGCACCACTCAGGCAACTGTTAACGAAAAACATGATTTATATATATTACTTTTATATATGAAATCATGCatagtacacacacacacaaaaacctaaACGCAATTGCTGAAGCCAGTATTAAAATGGATAAATAACCCAGGAAATAAAGTACTACATAAAAACACCATTTAAGAGCTACCTGGCTATTGTTAGTCTCAAGGCACTGTATGGCAGAGGTCAGTACTTTCAATCTTTGTTTCACGCATTATCCTAAGTCATAGGAAGACATCATAGAGACTTGCTTAAATCACAGCATCCCAAAGAAAAGTCCCCAGGTCATCTCAGTTTGCTCTAAGGTTCTCAAAATAATTCTGTCTGGTGGAAGGGAAAATCTcgtttcttcccttccttctcccaaagGTAGCAGGTTAGACACATTCTTTTCTCCAACtcctaatttattttatttgacagAGACAGAACCTTACAGCTCATTTCTGCTTGTCTACAACAACCAAAAAATTAGTGACCTTTAAGATCTTGATAATGGTCAGACCTCTAAGATGTCCAGTCAAGAAAAAAGccatatttaaaatactgcagcAGCGTATCACTAAATGTTAACATTCTAAAGACAGGAACgttgattaaaaaacaaacccaaagcccaAAAACCcccattcttaaaaaaataaaattaagaagttGCTCCAATACTATCATTGAGTGACATTTACATTTCCAGTTTCCTACCGTGAGTCTCATCACTGAGTAAACCTTTGACTGAACAGAAATAGCAGAGCTGccaataataatataaaaagaaatccaCACACACCAAACAACAATTAAAACCATCAAACAGCCTGAGAtctaaaaaattacattttatagcAGCATCCACAACGGACACTCACTGATGTATCAACAAGCCAAATCCCTGTGACAGCCATTTTGTGAAAGGACAGTTTGAGCATAGCAAACAGGGCAGAGAGAACATAAACCAGTTTGTATTTCTACATGAAGACTAATCTTGACCATTTATTCCTCAACTGGCCTTTTTTCTGTCCAGATTCTCGCTCCCTATTATCTGTACTACTGCTAAGGCCCGCAACCTTGGTATAAGCTTAAattctcctcttccctttccactCATAgcttcttttttctgcctctgataACTATGTCAGATTCTCCCTTTCACATGGCTTCTTATGCATAAAGATCTGATCAGATTTAATCTTGTGTCAGCACTTTCTTCAAATCCAGGAGAAAATGGGTGCATGCACTCTCTAGGTTAGTATTAATTTCTTGTAATACATTAAAAGAGCCAGTGCCAAGAAAGTGAAAACCCTGTGTTTGTCTACGAAACCTGTTTCTTTACTCCTAAATAGAACAAtctagcagggaaaaaaagcctctAGAAATGCCTTAGATTCTAAAAATACAGCTTCTATTTTTAGAGATACTACCTATCACACAGTGACGCACAGATATGTATCTAGCACTACAGCTTATGAAGGGAAATGACAATTTGTACCATTACTCAAAATGCTGGAAGAACGATGGGACCGAGTGAAGTCCCCTGACAGCCTACCTGACAAGACCAGAGAGAAACCAAAGCTGTGACCAGATGGCACCACAGCGGGCAGCACAGCTTCCTCCACACTGCCTACTCTCACAGCTCAGTTCTAACCCTTTCACTGTGCCTGCCTGACCCATTGCAGAGCAGCTTCCATTTGGCAAAAGAGCAACGACTATCCCAGCAGAAAGAAGCTAGCTGTGTTCAGGCAGACCACCAAACTCCATTTTCAGGGATCTGACAAGCAGGACAGCTTCTCCCACACAAGCAGCAAGATGTTTAGCACCAGTAAACTACTACTGAAGTTATACTGCTGAGCCAAGCTGCAGTGCTATGAAAGTCCACTTAAAGCACTCACTTTACATTCCCTAAAAGAAGAGCAAGGCAAGCACAGTAATACAGAACTTCACAGACCACCTTACCTTGTAGCACTCATATCTCTCATAGGCAGTGCCCCCAGGGGAGTCAGGGAAGATGTACGGCTGAGGATGCTGGTTCGCCCAGAACTCCTCCTCGCCTGCCCTCAGCAGCTCTGTAGCTTTCACCATATCCTTCACATCCTTGTTCTTATCAAATCGTTCTCTCAGGAGGCAGGCAAAGTAGCGGTACTTGTCTCTACAGAGATTAAGTGATGTATGCAAGAAAACACTAATCGCATACAGAAACAAAGTTTGGTAACATCACCAGTCACCCTTGAGCAAAGACAGGATTTGGTCAGGGGCATCTGAAGAGCTCCTGTTCCTACATTGCCCTTTTCTGTGGCAGGCACTCCCAAGTGACTCCAGAGGGTTTTTCCTCACCCCTTCAGCCACGCTTgggccaagggaaaaaaaagaggacaaagcGCCAGTCAAGTCCAACGCCCTgtctgggaagggaagggaaggccaGTCCCAGCGCCAGGCCCCCGCGCAGCTAAGCACGGAGCTAGAAGGCCCCGCTCCCAGAAAGGACAGGCGTCCCCAGGCCCACTTCCCTTCACCTCTTACCGGTAGATGCACCAGGACTCCAGGTGCCGCAGGGATTTCTTATAGAGCCGCAGCACCTTCTGCTGGTGCGTCAGGTAGGCCGCCATTTCGGGCCGTCCTACCCCTCACCTTCGCGCGCGGGGGCTGACGGGAAGCTGGAGGACGTCGCCGCGCGCAGGCGCGTCGCTCGCGTTTCAGCCGccgacaccaccaccaccatcatcatcatcattatcatcatGAGTCGCGCCAAGTTCATCGGTGaggggggagcggaggggggTAGGGCGCCCGCGctcccggccgcggcggggctggtCGCCTCGCCCCCGGTCCCTCCGTGCCTCGCCCGGTGCCGGGCTgaggcagccgccgccgccgccgcctgtgCGCGCCGCGCGGGAGgagcccgccgccccgctccgtgGTGAGGGGCcgagcgcggcgggcggggggcgtGGGCCGCGCCGGTGGCAGGGCCTGACCCTCAGCCAGGGCTTGTCGCCTCTGTCGTCCCTCTCGGTGGTTCCGGGGCCGCGATGCAGGCTGCCTTTCAGCCTACAAGAAGCGTTTGGGAACGTTTCGCTGGGGGCTTCAGGGGGGGACTGCTGTGTGGCTCCTCAAAGTCATACTTAAACTCtaggttttctgtttttctggccGCCCCTCGTGCCCTTTTCGCTTTGGTGCGTTAGCCGTGGTTGTTTCTAATTGTATGGAATTGGCTTGGATGAATATGTTAATATTCTTAGGCAATTCGGCAGGAAGTATGTAAATAACTTCAGAAGGTGGGTTCAGATTGAAGCTTTATTTGTGGCTAAGCAGCCCAATATTATCTTGGAAAATTTCCCGTCCCGCTAGAAAACCCTGCTAGAAACGCGGGCTCTGGCAGCTGCAGAGGTGGTTGTTCCTGATGCCTGTGCTTCAGCGCGGGTCTGCGAGGCTGCGGCTCAGGGAGAGCCTGGGGAGCCGAGTAGAGCAGCAGCGCTGGGGCTGGCCGGGCTTGGCTCGGGGACTGCATTGCAGGTGTTCTTGTTCGAGCTGCTGGCCCGGCTGGATGGACGCGGGCAGTAGGAGGGAAAACGGGCACTTTTATGAGGcagtctgctgctgctcccacccgTGTAAAAGTTTTATGTGAGATACTGCAGTTTCCCTTCCCTGTTACTGCTTGTTGGCAGAGataaatttgtattttcatgtgaaaagcagaattaattgCAATAAACAGTGTATGTGTATTCGCCTTGGTGATTATAAGGGCATGTCGTATACACTCTAGAATAAGTCTGGAGTTGCACAGAAggccaaaattttatttttctgacactTCTAGTAAGGAGTAAGCTCTCAAGTTATTCAAGTAAACTTATGCTTAAGCTTTATATGGCCTGTCAGTGTAGTAGGCGGGGACTGCTATGATATGCTTTTCATTGTCTTCTCTAGTTGGCTAATGCTCAAAATTGAAATGTAGAGTGACTATAACATCTAATTTCTATATTTGTTTTTTCATAGATATTGGTATTAACCTAACAGATCCTATGTTCAGAGGAATCTACAGGGGAACACAAAAACATCAAGGTAAACATTTCTTTGTATCTGCTGAAAGACAGGATCCTTCTTATTAAAATGGAAGCTTCTTACTTGTCAGAAAGTGaggttagatttttttctttttctgctcagaAACTGGATGCTTATTTACTGTGATTTGAAGAAGAAAGCGTGACAAAATAAGTTAGATGTTCTAagcaaaatatattcttttctACTGAATTGCTATTAAGTTGTCATACTGGTAGCTCTGCTTCTAGAGCAAAATGGAAAATTGCTGATGTTTTTATGTTAGGATTGCATGGAAGAAACTGATCTGAGAATTATGAGCAATAAACTACCAAAGTGCAGCATTGCCGAATCGTAGCTACTAATTATAACTGATGCTTTTTTGCTTTCACAGCCTGTAGATATAGATGTAAAAACAGAGTCTCTACTAAAGTATGAGAAAAACTTCTGTTGACTTCTTGTAATTTAAACTGGGTCTTCAGTTACTGCATTTTGTTAGTGTCTTCTAAAGATTAATAAAGTGTGGTTTAAAGATTGTTCATGATAGGCATTTTGACTGCATGAAAGTGATTTTTAGTTGAAAAGTAGTTAAATTGTGCTGTAAAATCTTAAATTCAGTTTATGGCATTTTTTGAACTTTCACAGATGACTTTTTGGATGTGGTAGAGAGAGCAGTCAAAGTTGGCGTTAAAAAGGTAATTTCTTCTCAtaaaatttctttaatattttaaactgctttctaATACTTTGCTTTTTAGTGCTCAGTATTAAAAGTTTCTGGAACTTACAATGGAAAATGCAGTAACTTTCTTCAATAGTATAAAGCAAAAGTGTTCCGTGCAGAGCATTGTCTTTCACTTACACAGATCGTTAGAAGCTGATTATTTCAGTTCAGTGGTATCATATGTGATAAGTATGTAGAATTTCTTTTGTACAGTTTCAAAAGAAAGATGTTCTCCTCTGACCTGCTGCAGTCGAGTACGTAATTTTCCATGTTAGCTGTATTATAGGCAGCCTGTCATCTTGTATTCTGAGTGATTCAGTCAACAGTTACCGCTACAGATCAAAACTCAAAAACTGGTGTGGTCATAATCCCTCAGATATTTCTCTGTGTAAAGGAAATTTGTAATTGCAGAAGAGCTGGAAGTGCCCATAAAGTCTTACAGTTTTAGCAGGTTTGTAACTCTTAGCTTGAAATCAGTGCGTTCAGCCATGGACTGCACTCCTTTAGTTATAATAGTCCAGCCTGCTTATACCTCTCTCTCTCTAGACTGAATAAATTGTCAAGACAAAAATAcgaattaaaaaatacagtgcacATGGTCACAAACTGTTCTACTGAACTAATAAGGCTGATGgattagaaataaataaacccacctctagaagaggaacagagatctTGAATGTTTGCTGAAAGGCTCTCATCTGAAAAGAGTAGGAAATAAACTGGGagacaaaaaacaaaaactaGTGATGGAGAAGTTACCACACTGCAGCAAGTACAGAATCATAGTCACTTTTACTGTATTTATATGTGCTGTGTAAGTAGTGTTTAATCTTTATACCACCCTCTGAAAGTAAGTGGCAATTTTCCTATTTTATCATCAAAAGTAGATTGGCTACATAACTTTTTTAAGGTGCACGGTGGATTCAGAAATGGAGTTCAGGAGTTCCATGTCCTTAGCTATGTCTTGAGTCTTGCTCCTGGCTTGTACAGTGTCAGAAGTCCATTCCATCCCAGACTTGTTTCTGCTTGCCTATaagattaatttctt
The DNA window shown above is from Strix aluco isolate bStrAlu1 chromosome 1, bStrAlu1.hap1, whole genome shotgun sequence and carries:
- the NDUFB9 gene encoding NADH dehydrogenase [ubiquinone] 1 beta subcomplex subunit 9 — its product is MAAYLTHQQKVLRLYKKSLRHLESWCIYRDKYRYFACLLRERFDKNKDVKDMVKATELLRAGEEEFWANQHPQPYIFPDSPGGTAYERYECYKLPEWCLDYWHPSEKAMYPDYFAKREQWKKLQRESWDKEIKQLEEETPADGPRTEALPPARKEGHLPPLWWHYVTRPREMPM